TAACGGCGTGGTTGCGGCATGTCGGAACGCAGCATCGTCTAAACGAACGTAGCCACTTAGCAGCCCATGACGAATGAGACAACACGAAATTGATGGAAGACCAGAGAAGACGCAGACGATTGGCTGAGTGTATTCTGCCTGTAACAGTCACAACCAGTACGTACACGGACAAGCGTCAACGGCGCGCAGAGCTTCTGTCGTCACGTTACGGAGCACAGTATTCTGTACGGAGCACTTAGACGAGCACCGAGAGGAGAGCGAGCGGCAAAACCAGAGCAACTGATAAAAacggagagaaaaaaaaaacatcaacgAGTCTGGTGACTAGCCAGCACCCATGGGGCTCTGGATTGATCGATGGCGGTCCAGGCCGGtagtgagaaaaaaaatttcaaAGATGGACCAACAGTAATCTCGCGATCTTGAGGCACTGGAGGATATGAGCAATGGAATGAGGTTAAGGAAATCATCTGACTGGAGAACCGGGGCAAATTTTTACCTAATCCCAACTGTTGCCGCTGCAGGGGCTCTGCCTCTTTGCGAAGGGCCCTGGCTGTGGCCTTGTCGGACCTGGGACGTGGGAACGTGGGAAGAATCGCTAGAGAAGGCTAATGCAAATAGGCCGAACGCCGGAAAGGCGGGAGAAGCCCACATGGCGGTCATATTATCCCCAGTGATTCGAGCATGACCGAGATACGACGTAGGAAAGAATTTTCTTTGAGGAAATTTCCATCCCAGaccctttttctctcgt
This portion of the Trichoderma atroviride chromosome 6, complete sequence genome encodes:
- a CDS encoding uncharacterized protein (SECRETED:SignalP(1-24)), with protein sequence MTAMWASPAFPAFGLFALAFSSDSSHVPTSQVRQGHSQGPSQRGRAPAAATVGISASRSRDYCWSIFEIFFLTTGLDRHRSIQSPMGAG